In a single window of the Mustela nigripes isolate SB6536 chromosome 17, MUSNIG.SB6536, whole genome shotgun sequence genome:
- the SNX20 gene encoding sorting nexin-20 isoform X2 has product MARLEHPGSPGWTGPTAKGTAGPRQEASATGRDLPCPGPEGHLDAPGSPSPNSSMTTRELQEYWRKEKRCWRRIKLLFEVASARIEERKVSKFVMYQIVVIQTGSFDSNKAVLERRYSDFEMLQKNLLKTFREEIEDIAFPKKHLVGNFTEEMISERKLAFKEYLTLLYAIRCVRRSREFIDFLTRPELREAFGCLRGGQYGRALDILVRVVPLQEKLTAHCPVMVVPALCAMLVCHRDLERPAEAFAAGERALQCLQAREGHRYYAPLLDAMIRLAYELGKDFVSLQEKLQESQLRQPSPWGFTLKELTVREYLY; this is encoded by the exons ATGGCCCGTCTTGAGCACCCCGGGAGCCCTGGATGGACAGGACCCACAGCCAAGGGCACAGCAGGGCCCAGGCAGGAAGCATCAGCCACTGGCCGAGACCTCCCGTGTCCAGGACCCGAAGGGCACTTAG ACGCTCccggcagccccagccccaactCCAGCATGACCACCCGGGAGCTGCAGGAGTACTGGCGGAAGGAGAAACGCTGTTGGAGGCGCATCAAGCTGCTCTTCGAGGTCGCGTCCGCCCGCATCGAGGAGAGAAAAGTCTCCAAATTTGTG ATGTACCAAATCGTCGTTATCCAGACAGGGAGTTTTGACAGCAACAAAGCCGTGCTGGAAAGGCGCTATTCAGACTTCGAGATGCTCCAGAAAAACCTCCTCAAGACGTTCAGGGAAGAGATCGAAGACATCGCCTTCCCCAAGAAGCATCTGGTAGGCAACTTCACCGAGGAGATGATCTCCGAGCGCAAGCTGGCCTTCAAGGAATACCTGACCCTGCTCTATGCCATCCGCTGCGTGCGGCGCTCCCGCGAATTCATCGACTTCCTCACGCGGCCCGAGCTCCGGGAGGCGTTCGGCTGCCTGCGCGGGGGACAGTACGGCCGGGCCCTGGATATCCTGGTGCGCGTGGTGCCCCTGCAGGAGAAGCTGACGGCCCACTGCCCGGTGATGGTGGTGCCGGCTCTGTGCGCCATGCTCGTGTGCCACCGGGACCTGGAGCGCCCCGCCGAGGCCTTCGCAGCCGGGGAGAGGGCGCTGCAGTGCCTGCAGGCCCGGGAGGGCCACCGCTACTACGCCCCCCTGCTGGACGCCATGATCCGCCTGGCCTACGAGCTGGGCAAGGACTTCGTGTCACTGCAGGAGAAGCTGCAGGAGAGCCAGCTccgccagcccagcccctggggctTCACGCTGAAGGAGCTCACAGTCCGGGAGTATCTGTACTGA
- the SNX20 gene encoding sorting nexin-20 isoform X1, whose translation MPSQQDGACSHTSQPWSMARLEHPGSPGWTGPTAKGTAGPRQEASATGRDLPCPGPEGHLDAPGSPSPNSSMTTRELQEYWRKEKRCWRRIKLLFEVASARIEERKVSKFVMYQIVVIQTGSFDSNKAVLERRYSDFEMLQKNLLKTFREEIEDIAFPKKHLVGNFTEEMISERKLAFKEYLTLLYAIRCVRRSREFIDFLTRPELREAFGCLRGGQYGRALDILVRVVPLQEKLTAHCPVMVVPALCAMLVCHRDLERPAEAFAAGERALQCLQAREGHRYYAPLLDAMIRLAYELGKDFVSLQEKLQESQLRQPSPWGFTLKELTVREYLY comes from the exons ATGCCTAGTCAGCAAGACGGAGCCTGCAGCCACACTTCTCag CCTTGGAGCATGGCCCGTCTTGAGCACCCCGGGAGCCCTGGATGGACAGGACCCACAGCCAAGGGCACAGCAGGGCCCAGGCAGGAAGCATCAGCCACTGGCCGAGACCTCCCGTGTCCAGGACCCGAAGGGCACTTAG ACGCTCccggcagccccagccccaactCCAGCATGACCACCCGGGAGCTGCAGGAGTACTGGCGGAAGGAGAAACGCTGTTGGAGGCGCATCAAGCTGCTCTTCGAGGTCGCGTCCGCCCGCATCGAGGAGAGAAAAGTCTCCAAATTTGTG ATGTACCAAATCGTCGTTATCCAGACAGGGAGTTTTGACAGCAACAAAGCCGTGCTGGAAAGGCGCTATTCAGACTTCGAGATGCTCCAGAAAAACCTCCTCAAGACGTTCAGGGAAGAGATCGAAGACATCGCCTTCCCCAAGAAGCATCTGGTAGGCAACTTCACCGAGGAGATGATCTCCGAGCGCAAGCTGGCCTTCAAGGAATACCTGACCCTGCTCTATGCCATCCGCTGCGTGCGGCGCTCCCGCGAATTCATCGACTTCCTCACGCGGCCCGAGCTCCGGGAGGCGTTCGGCTGCCTGCGCGGGGGACAGTACGGCCGGGCCCTGGATATCCTGGTGCGCGTGGTGCCCCTGCAGGAGAAGCTGACGGCCCACTGCCCGGTGATGGTGGTGCCGGCTCTGTGCGCCATGCTCGTGTGCCACCGGGACCTGGAGCGCCCCGCCGAGGCCTTCGCAGCCGGGGAGAGGGCGCTGCAGTGCCTGCAGGCCCGGGAGGGCCACCGCTACTACGCCCCCCTGCTGGACGCCATGATCCGCCTGGCCTACGAGCTGGGCAAGGACTTCGTGTCACTGCAGGAGAAGCTGCAGGAGAGCCAGCTccgccagcccagcccctggggctTCACGCTGAAGGAGCTCACAGTCCGGGAGTATCTGTACTGA
- the SNX20 gene encoding sorting nexin-20 isoform X3, whose protein sequence is MVQHTRLRVAMEKPAGERGAISDAPGSPSPNSSMTTRELQEYWRKEKRCWRRIKLLFEVASARIEERKVSKFVMYQIVVIQTGSFDSNKAVLERRYSDFEMLQKNLLKTFREEIEDIAFPKKHLVGNFTEEMISERKLAFKEYLTLLYAIRCVRRSREFIDFLTRPELREAFGCLRGGQYGRALDILVRVVPLQEKLTAHCPVMVVPALCAMLVCHRDLERPAEAFAAGERALQCLQAREGHRYYAPLLDAMIRLAYELGKDFVSLQEKLQESQLRQPSPWGFTLKELTVREYLY, encoded by the exons ATGGTGCAACACACGCGTCTGCGTGTCGCAATGGAGAAACCAGCTGGGGAACGCGGGGCTATTTCAG ACGCTCccggcagccccagccccaactCCAGCATGACCACCCGGGAGCTGCAGGAGTACTGGCGGAAGGAGAAACGCTGTTGGAGGCGCATCAAGCTGCTCTTCGAGGTCGCGTCCGCCCGCATCGAGGAGAGAAAAGTCTCCAAATTTGTG ATGTACCAAATCGTCGTTATCCAGACAGGGAGTTTTGACAGCAACAAAGCCGTGCTGGAAAGGCGCTATTCAGACTTCGAGATGCTCCAGAAAAACCTCCTCAAGACGTTCAGGGAAGAGATCGAAGACATCGCCTTCCCCAAGAAGCATCTGGTAGGCAACTTCACCGAGGAGATGATCTCCGAGCGCAAGCTGGCCTTCAAGGAATACCTGACCCTGCTCTATGCCATCCGCTGCGTGCGGCGCTCCCGCGAATTCATCGACTTCCTCACGCGGCCCGAGCTCCGGGAGGCGTTCGGCTGCCTGCGCGGGGGACAGTACGGCCGGGCCCTGGATATCCTGGTGCGCGTGGTGCCCCTGCAGGAGAAGCTGACGGCCCACTGCCCGGTGATGGTGGTGCCGGCTCTGTGCGCCATGCTCGTGTGCCACCGGGACCTGGAGCGCCCCGCCGAGGCCTTCGCAGCCGGGGAGAGGGCGCTGCAGTGCCTGCAGGCCCGGGAGGGCCACCGCTACTACGCCCCCCTGCTGGACGCCATGATCCGCCTGGCCTACGAGCTGGGCAAGGACTTCGTGTCACTGCAGGAGAAGCTGCAGGAGAGCCAGCTccgccagcccagcccctggggctTCACGCTGAAGGAGCTCACAGTCCGGGAGTATCTGTACTGA